The genomic DNA ACCCATTGCTTTCTAGTGACCTTCAAAAGCGAAGCCGATCGCGCGGCCTACCTTCCCCACGCCGATCACCTCGCCTTTGTCGACGTGCTGAAGCCCCATTTGGACAAAGTGTTGGTCGTCGATTATTGGACCAACGAATAGGCGTCGCCCGATCGCTTGCCGCCGCTGGTCTCGCCGACCAGCGCGGCCGGCCGAAGCATTAGACCGCTTCGACCATCCCTTCGGGATTTTTGTGTTGCCAGTTCCATCCATCGCGACACATGTCCAATAGATTCCGCGTCGCCTTCCAGCCCAGTTCTCGCTCGGCACGCGACGGATCGGCATACGCGACGATCACGTCGCCGGCGCGACGGTCGACGATTTCGTAAGGCAGATCGATCCCGGTTGCTTCGCGGAACGCAGCGATCACCTGCAACACGCTCGACCCGGTTCCCGTTCCCAGATTGTACGTGAAGATCCCCTCGTCGGTGCCGACCTTCTCGACAGCTTTGACGTGCGCCAGGGCGAGGTCGACGACATGGATGTAATCGCGGATGCAGGTTCCATCGGGCGTGTCGTAATCGCCGCCGAAGACATTTAATTTCTCGTGTTTGCCCAACGCAACTTGCGTGATGAATGGCATCAGATTGTTAGGAATGCCATTGGGATCTTCGCCGATGTCGCCGCTGGGATGGGCTCCGACGGGATTGAAGTAACGCAGCAGAGCGAAGTTCCAACTGGGGTCGCTGACATAGACGTCGCGCATGATCTGCTCGGTCATCAGCTTGGTCCAACCGTACGGGCTCTCCGCTTGAGCGACCGGATGGTCCTCGGTCACAGGGCGTTGCTGCGGTTCGCCATAAACGGTGCAGGACGAACTGTAGACGAGGTTCTTGCAACCGCAGGAGCGCATCGCATCCATCAGGTTGATCGTGCCGGTGACGTTGTTCTGGTAATACTCCAACGGTTTGGCGACCGATTCACCAACCGCCTTAAAGGCTGCAAAGTGGATCACGGCATCAAAATCGGCAGCGGCCAAGACGCGGGTTAACGCATCGCGATCCAACAGGCTCAGTTCGTGGAAATCCAGCGTCTTGCCAGCCAGTTGTTGGACGCGGCGCAGCGACTCGCGTTTGCTGTTGCTCAAGTCGTCGACGACGACCAGTTCGTGCCCCGCCTGCAATAATTCCACGCAGGTGTGGCTGCCGATATAGCCTGCACCGCCGGTCACTAGAATTCGCATCCGTATCGATCCTGCCCAAGTTAAATAGGAAGTTGGTGTTGTGTCGTGATTTGCGATCGCAGCGATCATCCGGCCCCATCGTGGCTCGAAAAACAGACGTCGCCGCACTCGAGACAAATCGCTGGACGCTAAAGCTTAGGTCACAATCCCACGCTGTCCAACCAGTCGTCGCCGCGCCGCCCCGGGGCCAAATCACGGTTTCATTTGAGCTATCAGCCGCCACGCGTCAGCAGCCCGTTGTCGGGAGAACCGGACGCTAACGGCTCGTCGGTTTAAACGTTAGCCCCGGTTCCGCTGCCACGAAACCGGGGCTAACGCCCAAACGGCTAATGCAAGGAAGCTCGTTGTGAGTAAACCGACAAGCCGCTAATGCGTGGCGGCTGATTCGCGGAGACCATAGGTGACGATCGGATCTCGGATTCCCTTGACCGGTTGCGGAGCGTGAGGCTGCAGATCGTGAGTGCGCTTCAGTCGCCTGTGCGTTGCCGCGGTCAACAGCATCGTGGCGCCGACGGTTTTGGTCAGAGATTCGATTCGCGAAGCGATGTTCACCGCATCCCCGATCGCCGTGAATTCCAGCCGTTGGTTCGATCCGATACTTCCGACCAGCGCGGTTCCCGTATGGATCCCGATACCGATCCGCAGCGGCGGCATCTGCCGCGAATCAAACGTCGCGTTCAGTTCCGCCAATCGATCGATCATGCTCACCCCGGCATCGACAGCATCGTCGGCGTGTTGCGGTCGATCGTCGCCGACGCCAAACAGAGCCATAAAACCATCGCCCAGATATTTGTTGACCATCCCGTGATGTTGCGTCTCGACGACCTCGACCATCGCCGTCAGGAACTCGTTCAGCACCGCAACGACTTCGGTTGGCTCGCGTCCTTCGCTGCTGGAGGTGAAGCCGCGGATATCGACAAACATCACCGTGACCTCTCGCTCCACACCGCCCAGCCCCGGCACGCTGGCTAGGATCTGTTCGGCCGCTTGGCGACCGACGTGCAGACCAAACATCCGCCGCAGCGATTCCTTCTCTCGTAGGCCCCGTGTCATGTGGTTGAACTCTTCGATCAACGGCCCAAACTCATCGGCTCGCAACAGCCGGATGTCGGTATCCAGCTGGCCGCGGCCAACCGCTTGAGCGGCTTTCTTCAGCTCGCGGATCGGCGTTCCGTACAAGCGACCGACCAGCCACGCCGATACGAGCCCGAACAGCATCGCGATACATCCGACGGCGATCGGAAACGCCAGCCCCCGCTGCGCCTCGGGCTGCGGTACGTAGAACAACAGCAGGATCGAAACGATCGGACAGAAGACCGCCGACAGACTCCAAGCGATCCCGCGACCGCGGAGAGTCAATGGATACGCGCCCCGGATCGACGACGGCTGGTTCTTTTCAAACAACAGCGGAAACAGACACTTATGAAGAGCAAGTTCCAACGCAAAGAAGGCGTGCGTCAACGCGATCATCGCCGACACGATGATCGAAACCGTCAACAGGATCGGGACTCGAGAGTCGAGCCCGCTGTCGGCGAGGTTCAGCGGGATGACGATCATCGGAATACAAGACAGCCAAGCCAGGCTGCCGATCAAAATCATCCACCAGGGAAGATTGATCGCCAGGCGTTGAATCGATTCAAGTCGGTCGGGGGGGATCGGTAGGGCACGCTCCCGCTGACTCAGTATCGATTGAAAACGCCAGACGACGCTCCCCCAAGCAATCGTCGCCGCCGGATAGACAAGGCAATTGACCCACATGATCGAACGCAGCAGCACCGCCTGCTGAGCGTCGGAGATTAGAGGGCGGACGTGGGCGACGTTGTAAAAAATATTGAACGCGCTACCGACCAATTGAGCCGCGATGGGAATGATCGCAACAAAAATCAAGGCTTGGCGGTAGGTAATCGGACGCTGCATCTTCTCATTGAACCCAACGGCGGGGGTTTCGGGAATGTGGGGCGCCAGAAACCGTAGCTTACCTGGGATGCTCAGGTTACAATGGCGATCCCCGTCAATCTAACCCACCTCTATTTCAATCTGGAGTGCCTCGCACATGCAGCGTTCTGCTTTTATCGTTCCCCTTTTGGCGTTGGTTTGCACCTTCGCCAACGCACAAGATACCACATCGAAGTTCACCTCTTTGGTCCCCGAATCGGGACTCGAAGGCTGGCACGGGCGTCCCCATTTGGACCCCCGCAAATATGCTGACGTCGACGCGGAAAAGCTTGCTCAATGGAAGCAAGAGACCGAAGCCCACTGGTCGAACAAAGACGGCGTGCTGATCAACGACGGCCACGGCCCGTACCTGACGACCGACAAAGAATACACCGATTACGAACTGAAGCTGGAATACCGCACCGTTGCCAAAGCGGACAGCGGGATCTATCTGCGCGGCACACCGCAGGTTCAGATCTGGGACACGACCGACGAAAGCAAATTCAAACTGGGTGCCAACCTCGGCTCCGGCGCCCTCTGGAACAACTCCGCCGGCGCTCCCGGCAAAGACCCACTGGTCAAAGCCGACAAGCCGTTCGGCGAATGGAACTCGGTTCGCGTGATCCAAGTCGGTCAACGCACGACCGTCTACCTGAACGATCAATTGGTCGTCGACAACGCATTGATGGAAAACTACTGGGACCGCAGCCAACCGCTATTCCGCAGCGGCCCAATCCAACTGCAAACCCACGGCGGAGAGATCCTGTGGCGCGACGTTGCGATCCGCGAGATCGGTGCCGACGAAGCGAATCAGATCCTGGCGTCTCATGGAAACGAAGGCTTCGAATCGGTATTCGATGGCAAAACGCTGAACGGTTGGAAGGGTGCAGTCGACAACTACGAAGTCGTCGACGGCATGATCCGCTGCAAGCCAAAGCATGGCGGAACCCTGTTCACCGACAAGACCTACGGCGACTTCAAGGTCCGCGTGATGTTCCGTCTGCCTCCAGGCGGCAACAACGGCTTGGCGATTCGTTACCCCGGCGAAGGCAACCCAGCTTATTCGGGAATGACCGAACTGCAGGTTCTGGACAACACAGCTGAAAAGTATGCCAAGCTCGACGCGCGGCAATATCACGGTTCGGCTTACGGCATGGCAGCGGCAGCTCGCGGCTTCCTTCGCGACGTCGGCCAATGGAACTTCCAAGAAGTGACAGTCAAAGGACCGACGATCACTGTCGAACTCAACGGCAACAAGATCTTGGAGACCGACGTCAGCAAGGTGACCGAATTCATGGCCGATACGCCACACCCAGGTCGCGAACTCAGCAAAGGTCACTTCGGATTCGCTGGACACAACGATCCGGTCGAATTCAAAGAGATCAGCATCTTGCCACTGTAAGCTGCTTGAAGATCAATAACGCCAAACGCGTTTGATCATAAAGACAGCGACAATCGCCACGACGGAGTTTGCCATCCACACACTGTAGGGTGGCAATTCTCCGTTTTTGGCATAGTCCTGGCCGACGATGAAGATCGGAAAATAGAACAGCAGGATCGGCAGGAAGACCATTCCAAAGCTGGTCCAATAATCGGCGGTCTTGGCCATGATCGCCAACGGTGCACCGACCAGCACGAAGAAGAAACAAGAGAATCCGAACGACCAGCGTCGCCAGGGTTCGACGTGCAATCGAGTCAACCGATGGGCGCCGCCACCGATCGCTCCACGCAGCTGTGCCCCCGGCGATCCGACGATATCGCTCCATCGCCCGTTGGCTAACGCGAAACCTGTCTGAGCCGCCAACCGTTGCCGGTCGATCGACATCGCTTTCTCGCTGCGGATCGCCTCGGGACCAATCAGATACAACGGCAGATCCGCCGGTCGCGAACTGCTTGGATCACCTTTGGCGAAGGCTTTGTTCAGTGGAATCTCCGGCACGATCTCGCCGGGGAAGTGGCTGCGGAAAGCTCCGCCCCCCTCGATTCGGCTGTCGACCAACCGCAGCATCAACGTCTCCCGCTCGGCATTTAAATGCAAGCTTCCTTCGCTGGCTGTGACGGTGATCGGCAACTCGCTGCCCGAATTGTGCAGCGTGACCGTCGGCCACAACAGTCGGTGGTCCTTGACGTCTTGGACGTGGATCGAGAACCCCTTGTCCGAACTGTAGGAACGCTGGGCTTGGAGTCGTCGATAAACGATCTCTTCGAGTGAATGCAGCAGCACATGTTTGACGCCCGGCTTGCCCCAGGAGACAGCCAGATCGTTCAGCCCCACCGCGATCGGACTGAGGATCAGCCCGAAAATAAAAGCGGGCTTCATGATCGTTAGTGGCGAAATCCCGGCGGCTTTGATCGTCGCGATCTCTCCGTCGGCCGCGATCCGGCCATAGACGGCACTCACCGCAAACAGCGCCGTCGTCGGCAACGCAAACTGCAGACTCAGCGGCAGGAACAACGGCAACAGCTGCAACAAGGCAGCCGGCCCGAGCCCTTGGCGCAATAATTCGCGGGCGACGACGATCAATAAGATCAGCACCGTTAGCGAAACAATCGCAACCAGGAACACCTTCGTGATTTCCCAGAGGATATATCGGGTCAGCCGTGTCGGCATCCGGCAATCACACTTGAGGCCTTGAGAATCTAAATATTGGGCGAAGAATAGCGAATTCCGCGAAAATCGGAAACGCCGATACGCCTTTACTTCTATAGATAATCGGCCCGACCGCTGCACTCGTTGAGCCCCAATCGCAGCGGCGACGTTGCCAATCCGGTGCCGAACCCGAATTGGCGCCAGTCAGTCAAAATAGGAGGGCGAATGCTAGCGTGCTCAGTCGCCCGTTTCGACCTCGGCACGCGTCAGAATGCTATCACTATTGCGATCCAAGCGATCGAAGGTTGCATGCAATTGAGCGGGCGTTTGCTTGCGAGTGATCTTGCCATCGCCATCGATATCGATCCGCTCGAAGACTCGCAAGCGGGTGTTTCGACGCACCTCATCGGCCGCCCGCTGGCGCATCGTCGCCGCGTCCAGCTTCACTTCGCCACGCGGCACCGCGTAATGGAAGTACCCGATCATCATCTCGTCCCAAGTCTGATCGCCCCAGCGAACTGTTGCTGTCGGATCGGGATTATTCAGGTTCTTGGAACTGTTATCAAACGCGGCGGTGCACAACATCTGCGATCCCGCGTCGATCGACATCGGATTGTCGAACAGATAAAACGTCTGCCAATTGAAGTCGTACGCGGGAATGTCCAACAACGTGCTGCGATCCCCGCTGGGGTCGATCAATTCGTAACGGAACGCCTTGCCGCGCAGATGCATGTGGGGACTGAAGCCCAGCAGTTGGCTGTCGGGCAGATCGCGTTGGACCGCCGTGACGGTGTAGTTATCGTCGCCGGGCGGAATGTTCAAACGAGGCTGCACCGCGCTGGTGGTGACGATCTCGTGAGTCACCTCTGCATCGTCGGCAAAGATCATCCCCAGTCGGCTGTGATCGATCTGCGGCGACCCGATCGGCGTGTAGTGGACCTGGAATATCAGCTCGCTGCCGGCGGGAATCTTTTTAGCCCAGCCCTTGGGAATCGGTTCGATCCGTGTGCCGGGAACATATCCGACCAAGTAGCCTCGCTCTGCATTGAGCCGCTTCGTCCCGTCTTTGTCGCGAGCGAAAGCCAAGATGTGATGGACCACTTCGCGATTGCCGGGCTGTAGTTCGGCATAACGCAGCCATTTGTCTTCGGTGAAACCTGGATCGACTCGGAAATATTGATACTTCACAGCCCCATCGGCTGGAACCTCGAAAGGCTCGGGGCTGACGTTCACGACCATGTCGGGCTCTTTGGGCAGCAGCCAGCCGGGAGTGTATTGAATCGGCTCGGGAAGATTCGCCAGATCGCCCGCCGGAGCCCCCGCGTCGGCCCAATCGTACAGCGTCTGTTTGTCCTCGTCGGACATCGAGCGATCGTTTGCAAACGAACCGTGCGCGGGATCGGCGTGCCATGGAGGCATCCGTCCGCCGCGAACGGTTTCAGCGATCATGTCGGCCCAGCCGGAGACCTCATCGTAATCGGTCAACGCAAACGGCGCGATCTCTCCCTCGCGATGGCACTCGACGCAGTGCTTCTGCAGGATCCGCGAAACCTGATTGCCAAAAGTGACCTTCGAATCGCTGTCGGCTTTCTTTTGACGGCCGATGATACATCCAATCGATCGCGTCACCGGCGTCTTGATCGGCCGATCGGCCAGTCGATCGTCGATCGCATTTTTGAGATCGAAGCTGCGAGGGAAATCGCGGGCGTAACCGATCCCGTATTGGTCGTCGACGCGTCCCCAATAGATGACCTTTCGCTCGCGGTCCAACAGGAAGACTTCCGGCGTCCGCTCGGCAGCCAGTCGATCGGCGATCCGATTCCCGGCGTCTTTGAGCACGGGAAACGTCAACTTGTGATCGCGAGCAAAGGCGGCGATCTCAGCGATCGAATCCTGCGTGTTGCTCATCACCGCGACAAAGCCGACACCGCGGGAAGCGTATTCTTTTTCGAGCTCGACCAACCGCGTCGCATACAGTTTTGCCAGCGGACACTGCGTCCCCAGGAACGCGACGACTAACAGTTGCGGCTGGTCAAAGTCTTCGAGTTGCCAACGCCGGCCACGAAAATCGTCGGCATCGATCTGAGACAGCTGCGTCCCTAGATGCCCAGCCAACGAATCGGCAGCGGAGAGTGGAGAGGCGATTGAAGCAACGACCAATACAGTAGCAACGAGCGAGCGAAGCACGACGAGCAACCCTTCCGTTTGAGGAAACCTATCCCTGGTCTACCGCCGAGCGAACCGGCGGTCACAGTCACGCATCCAATGATACGCAATTTGAGGGGAAACATCTCGCCTTCACGACGCAGATTTCAAGAATTGCCTCCCCAACGCTCCCACCAGCCGCAGAGCGGCGATCGCATAAAGCCTGGCGCGCAAGCCCCAGGCCCCCGCAAAACACACGACACAAACCATCCAATCACGCCCACCACAAAATCACACTCCCACCAGCCGCAGAGCGGCGATCGCATAAAGCCTGGCGGCGCAAGCCCCAGGCCCCCGCAAAACACACGACACAAACCATCCAATCACGCCCACCACCAATCACACTCCTACCAGCTGCGGAGCGGCGATCGCATATAGCCTGGCGGCGCAAGGCCCCAGGCCTGCTTGATTGGCAGAATGATCGGGGCAGAATGATGCCATCCCTGCCCAACACGGGTGACTCACACCGTTGGCAGATAGATCTGTCGAGCTTCGTCCATCGGGCTCGTCCGATGACGATGTCAACGAGCCCGCGACTCTGTGAACTCGGTGGCCTCTGTGGCTTCAAACGCCGCGGCGAACCGGGCGGTTGGGTGCGCTCGGTCGGCTGAAGCCTTCACTCCAGCGCGGCCCGATGGGCACGCGGTTAAACGATGACGCGATCGTCGGGTTTTGTTTAACCGCGTAGCCAACGCCCCGCGTGTCGGGATGCAACTTCGAGAGATGCGCTAGGTCGGCTGAAGACTGTCTCGGTTTGAAGCCCAACCGCCGCTACGTCGGTTTCCGCAACAGCTAGTCGTTTCCTGGCCCTGAGCGGCCGCGAATGATTGATCGTTGAACGCCAGTGCTCTGCCGGCAACTAAGGATCGCATAGACGACAGCGGTGCCACCCTCTGCCCGGTAATATATCGCGAAGGGAAACTTACGGCTGAACGCACAGCCTAACCCAAAACGCGTTCCGTGGCTTCCGGCGGTAGTTCTCAAACCAACAAGATCTTCCTGAATCCGAGCGACAAAATGATCGCCCCAACCGTCACTTTTGTTGTTGAGAAACTGCGCCGCGCGATAGATGTCATCAACCGCTTCAGGTCGAAGGTGGACGTCCATCGAGCCTCCGCCTGACTTCTTCGATGGCGTCGTCGAGCGGCAGTGAAGGCCCCGTCGACGGATTCGTTAGTCGCTGCGACAGAACCTCGCCGTGCCAGGCTGGTACTTCTAGTAAATCTTCGCCGAGCAAAGCCTGCCACAGCACTTCGAATGCCTCTCGACGCTCCTCCCCAGAAAGTCCGTCAATCAGTGTTCGTACTGTCATCTGCAAGGTCCTCCCTAGCCCAGAATAGCGTTCAAGGCAGCGCGTCGCAAGCTTCGGCAACGACAGCTATGCACCACGGATACGGCATATCCATCAGCGGGCGTCAGCAACAATCTCGCTGTCAATAAAGAAGAGCATTGGGGACAGAGCAGAAGAGCATTGGGGACAGAGCATGTTATCGGGTTGGCACAACCCGATGGCTTTCTGTGCGGGGCGGTGGGTAGCGACTTCCCTCGAAAATGAAGACTGTCTCGATTTTGGCCCGACCAGGAATAGCCGACTTCGACAACAGAACTTTCCAATGTCCTCGCATTCGGGGCTCTCCCACCAGCCGCGGAGCGGCGGTCGCATATAGCCTGGCGGCGCAAGCCCCAGGCCTGCTTGGTTGGCAGAATGATTGGGGCAGAATGATGCCATCTCCTCGCCAATGAACCTGGCTGTCCTACACGGGTGACTCACACCGGTGGCAGATAGATCTGTCGAGCTTCGTCCATCGGGCTCGTCCGATGACGATGTCAACGAGCCCGCGACTCTGTGAACTCGGTGGCCTCTGTGGCTTCAAACGCCGCGGCGAACCGGGCGGTTGGGTGCGCTCGGTCGGTTGAAGCCTCGACTCCAGCGCGCGGCCCGCAGCTCCGTGTTCAATCCATTGTTATGTCGTGGACTAGGGGCCCCAAACATTGGCACTCGCGGCATCAAAAAAATCGACCTTCAGAGTTCTCTTGCCCTGACGGTTATCCCGGAGCAGATTCGCTCTACGTACGATCTGTTTGTTTGTAGCAGAGTCAGGATCACCGTAGATTCCTACGTAAACTTGCTCAAGTTTACCACGCTCAATCAGCTTGAGGTAATGTTCATCGTTCGCAGCTAGAGAATGCCCGTATATGAACAAGCATTTTTGAATGGACTGAAAACTACGGTATGCCTTAGCGAGGTAATCACTATGCCTAATCCGCAGAAGTTTTTCATCAGAAGTACCTTCTGCGACAAAGAGTGGAAAGAAATCGTTGTGGAGTGCCTTGCGAGTTTGCTCGATCAAACGTACGCCTGTACGACGCCAAGTGTATTTTTGAATTTCTAATCCAGAATCAAAAACGTGCAATGCACCATGCAGGAACCAGGTGTTCTGGCCATGTGACTGTCCGGGTTCCCAAATCACGTAGCCTGATTCCGTGTCAAAGTCGATGTCGTCCTGTGACGTCCGAAATCCGTCGTCAGAATTTACGCTGTCTGGATTTTCATGATGCATTTGCGCCCAATAAAGCAGCAGGTCGTAGTTGAAAGTGTATATGGTCGTGAAATGGCTTAAGAACTGCTGGCATGCTTGGTATTCTGATGCTGAAAGATCGGATGGCCGTTCTGGGTGACTCTTCGCAATGGTTTGGACTAGTAGTTCCTTAAGCGCATTCGCATCCTCACGCATTTGAACAGCAGCATCAGGCCCGATCCCGTATACATCTGCGACTGCTGCTGTATCGTTGAGTGCACGAATAACTTTTTCGAAGTCAGAAGTTGAAAGCGAGTCAAACGCATCACGTGCCGATTGCGAAACTAGCGCAAAGTCCGCCTGTGTGAACAGCTTGCCATAGACAAAGATGTCTGGGCGACAGGCAATACTAAAGCCGTTGCCCAGCAAGAGGTGTCGTTTGGAAAAGTGATCAGTCGCGGCAATAGCTTTAGCGAAGGTGATTGGTTGCATATTACCTCG from Rosistilla oblonga includes the following:
- a CDS encoding redoxin domain-containing protein; the encoded protein is MLRSLVATVLVVASIASPLSAADSLAGHLGTQLSQIDADDFRGRRWQLEDFDQPQLLVVAFLGTQCPLAKLYATRLVELEKEYASRGVGFVAVMSNTQDSIAEIAAFARDHKLTFPVLKDAGNRIADRLAAERTPEVFLLDRERKVIYWGRVDDQYGIGYARDFPRSFDLKNAIDDRLADRPIKTPVTRSIGCIIGRQKKADSDSKVTFGNQVSRILQKHCVECHREGEIAPFALTDYDEVSGWADMIAETVRGGRMPPWHADPAHGSFANDRSMSDEDKQTLYDWADAGAPAGDLANLPEPIQYTPGWLLPKEPDMVVNVSPEPFEVPADGAVKYQYFRVDPGFTEDKWLRYAELQPGNREVVHHILAFARDKDGTKRLNAERGYLVGYVPGTRIEPIPKGWAKKIPAGSELIFQVHYTPIGSPQIDHSRLGMIFADDAEVTHEIVTTSAVQPRLNIPPGDDNYTVTAVQRDLPDSQLLGFSPHMHLRGKAFRYELIDPSGDRSTLLDIPAYDFNWQTFYLFDNPMSIDAGSQMLCTAAFDNSSKNLNNPDPTATVRWGDQTWDEMMIGYFHYAVPRGEVKLDAATMRQRAADEVRRNTRLRVFERIDIDGDGKITRKQTPAQLHATFDRLDRNSDSILTRAEVETGD
- a CDS encoding 3-keto-disaccharide hydrolase → MQRSAFIVPLLALVCTFANAQDTTSKFTSLVPESGLEGWHGRPHLDPRKYADVDAEKLAQWKQETEAHWSNKDGVLINDGHGPYLTTDKEYTDYELKLEYRTVAKADSGIYLRGTPQVQIWDTTDESKFKLGANLGSGALWNNSAGAPGKDPLVKADKPFGEWNSVRVIQVGQRTTVYLNDQLVVDNALMENYWDRSQPLFRSGPIQLQTHGGEILWRDVAIREIGADEANQILASHGNEGFESVFDGKTLNGWKGAVDNYEVVDGMIRCKPKHGGTLFTDKTYGDFKVRVMFRLPPGGNNGLAIRYPGEGNPAYSGMTELQVLDNTAEKYAKLDARQYHGSAYGMAAAARGFLRDVGQWNFQEVTVKGPTITVELNGNKILETDVSKVTEFMADTPHPGRELSKGHFGFAGHNDPVEFKEISILPL
- a CDS encoding adenylate/guanylate cyclase domain-containing protein encodes the protein MQRPITYRQALIFVAIIPIAAQLVGSAFNIFYNVAHVRPLISDAQQAVLLRSIMWVNCLVYPAATIAWGSVVWRFQSILSQRERALPIPPDRLESIQRLAINLPWWMILIGSLAWLSCIPMIVIPLNLADSGLDSRVPILLTVSIIVSAMIALTHAFFALELALHKCLFPLLFEKNQPSSIRGAYPLTLRGRGIAWSLSAVFCPIVSILLLFYVPQPEAQRGLAFPIAVGCIAMLFGLVSAWLVGRLYGTPIRELKKAAQAVGRGQLDTDIRLLRADEFGPLIEEFNHMTRGLREKESLRRMFGLHVGRQAAEQILASVPGLGGVEREVTVMFVDIRGFTSSSEGREPTEVVAVLNEFLTAMVEVVETQHHGMVNKYLGDGFMALFGVGDDRPQHADDAVDAGVSMIDRLAELNATFDSRQMPPLRIGIGIHTGTALVGSIGSNQRLEFTAIGDAVNIASRIESLTKTVGATMLLTAATHRRLKRTHDLQPHAPQPVKGIRDPIVTYGLRESAATH
- a CDS encoding LptF/LptG family permease; the encoded protein is MPTRLTRYILWEITKVFLVAIVSLTVLILLIVVARELLRQGLGPAALLQLLPLFLPLSLQFALPTTALFAVSAVYGRIAADGEIATIKAAGISPLTIMKPAFIFGLILSPIAVGLNDLAVSWGKPGVKHVLLHSLEEIVYRRLQAQRSYSSDKGFSIHVQDVKDHRLLWPTVTLHNSGSELPITVTASEGSLHLNAERETLMLRLVDSRIEGGGAFRSHFPGEIVPEIPLNKAFAKGDPSSSRPADLPLYLIGPEAIRSEKAMSIDRQRLAAQTGFALANGRWSDIVGSPGAQLRGAIGGGAHRLTRLHVEPWRRWSFGFSCFFFVLVGAPLAIMAKTADYWTSFGMVFLPILLFYFPIFIVGQDYAKNGELPPYSVWMANSVVAIVAVFMIKRVWRY
- the galE gene encoding UDP-glucose 4-epimerase GalE, giving the protein MRILVTGGAGYIGSHTCVELLQAGHELVVVDDLSNSKRESLRRVQQLAGKTLDFHELSLLDRDALTRVLAAADFDAVIHFAAFKAVGESVAKPLEYYQNNVTGTINLMDAMRSCGCKNLVYSSSCTVYGEPQQRPVTEDHPVAQAESPYGWTKLMTEQIMRDVYVSDPSWNFALLRYFNPVGAHPSGDIGEDPNGIPNNLMPFITQVALGKHEKLNVFGGDYDTPDGTCIRDYIHVVDLALAHVKAVEKVGTDEGIFTYNLGTGTGSSVLQVIAAFREATGIDLPYEIVDRRAGDVIVAYADPSRAERELGWKATRNLLDMCRDGWNWQHKNPEGMVEAV
- a CDS encoding DUF4917 family protein gives rise to the protein MQPITFAKAIAATDHFSKRHLLLGNGFSIACRPDIFVYGKLFTQADFALVSQSARDAFDSLSTSDFEKVIRALNDTAAVADVYGIGPDAAVQMREDANALKELLVQTIAKSHPERPSDLSASEYQACQQFLSHFTTIYTFNYDLLLYWAQMHHENPDSVNSDDGFRTSQDDIDFDTESGYVIWEPGQSHGQNTWFLHGALHVFDSGLEIQKYTWRRTGVRLIEQTRKALHNDFFPLFVAEGTSDEKLLRIRHSDYLAKAYRSFQSIQKCLFIYGHSLAANDEHYLKLIERGKLEQVYVGIYGDPDSATNKQIVRRANLLRDNRQGKRTLKVDFFDAASANVWGP